The Limimonas halophila genome includes a region encoding these proteins:
- a CDS encoding class I SAM-dependent methyltransferase yields the protein MAAAKTSIRLKREDVASGRIPLSARLKAWWEGYDVYLPAPRKRKPAKTGHEVRAPEAKVPWDDARISFVQELWGRGLDRPGDRDHIVGLCAPMGLDSSMSVLDAGCGLGGGTRAICRAYDCWMTGIEPDPQLAEVAHTLSERAGLTRKAPVHHESLDDPDLKARGYDRIFAKEAFFRVGDKLTLLDRLEEALKPGGQLLFTDYVVQDSTVQESALIDAWRQRERTPVTLYSVDDYKDALKDRKLKIPITEDVTNQVAATIQHAWAAYMQSARDSGRIRELGELVLEEAELWTRRLQALQQGELRVYRFHALKKDENRMLADW from the coding sequence ATGGCTGCCGCCAAGACCTCCATCCGCCTCAAGCGCGAGGACGTCGCCAGCGGCCGCATTCCGCTGTCGGCGCGCTTGAAGGCGTGGTGGGAGGGCTACGACGTCTACCTGCCGGCCCCGCGCAAGCGCAAACCCGCGAAAACCGGCCACGAGGTGCGCGCGCCGGAAGCCAAGGTGCCCTGGGACGACGCGCGCATCTCGTTCGTTCAGGAACTGTGGGGCCGCGGCCTCGACCGGCCGGGGGACCGCGATCACATCGTCGGGCTGTGCGCGCCGATGGGGCTGGATTCCTCGATGAGCGTGCTCGACGCCGGCTGCGGCCTGGGCGGGGGCACGCGCGCCATCTGCCGCGCCTACGACTGCTGGATGACGGGGATCGAGCCCGATCCCCAGCTCGCCGAAGTGGCGCACACCCTGTCCGAGCGCGCCGGACTGACGCGCAAAGCCCCGGTTCACCACGAGTCGCTGGACGACCCGGACCTCAAGGCGCGCGGCTACGACCGCATCTTCGCCAAGGAAGCCTTCTTCCGCGTGGGCGACAAGCTCACGCTGCTGGACCGCCTGGAGGAAGCGCTCAAGCCCGGCGGGCAGCTGCTGTTCACCGACTACGTCGTGCAGGACAGCACGGTGCAGGAGTCGGCGCTGATCGACGCCTGGCGCCAGCGCGAGCGCACGCCGGTGACGCTCTACAGCGTGGACGACTACAAGGACGCGCTGAAGGACCGCAAGCTGAAGATTCCCATCACCGAGGACGTCACGAATCAGGTCGCGGCGACCATCCAGCACGCCTGGGCCGCCTACATGCAGAGCGCCCGGGATTCGGGGCGCATCCGCGAATTGGGCGAGCTGGTGCTGGAGGAAGCGGAGTTGTGGACGCGCCGCCTGCAAGCCTTGCAGCAGGGCGAGTTGCGGGTCTATCGCTTCCACGCGCTCAAGAAGGACGAGAACAGGATGCTGGCCGACTGGTAG
- the hisF gene encoding imidazole glycerol phosphate synthase subunit HisF has translation MLKARIIPCLDVKDGRVVKGVNFEGLRDAGNPVTQAEVYDAAGADELCFLDITASHEDRNILLDAVRRTAEACFMPVTVGGGVRTLDDIRQLLLAGADKVSINTAAVKNPDFVREAAEKVGSQCIVVAIDAKASETPGLPSGFEIFTHGGRHATGLDAVAWARKMAELGAGEILLTSMDRDGTREGYDIPLTRAIADAVSIPVIASGGVGNLEHLAEGIRDGHASAVLAASIFHFGQHSIAEAKQYLRDAGVPARPATANDG, from the coding sequence ATGCTGAAGGCCCGCATCATCCCCTGCCTGGACGTGAAGGACGGCCGCGTCGTGAAGGGTGTCAACTTCGAGGGGCTGCGCGACGCCGGCAATCCCGTGACCCAGGCGGAGGTCTACGACGCCGCCGGGGCGGACGAGCTGTGCTTCCTCGACATCACGGCCAGCCACGAGGACCGCAACATCCTGCTGGACGCCGTGCGCCGCACCGCCGAGGCCTGTTTCATGCCGGTCACCGTGGGCGGCGGCGTGCGCACGCTGGACGACATCCGCCAGCTGCTGCTGGCCGGGGCGGACAAGGTGTCGATCAACACCGCGGCCGTGAAGAACCCCGACTTCGTGCGCGAGGCGGCGGAAAAGGTCGGCAGCCAGTGCATCGTCGTCGCCATCGACGCCAAGGCGAGCGAGACGCCCGGTCTGCCCAGCGGCTTCGAGATCTTCACCCACGGCGGGCGCCACGCCACGGGCCTCGACGCCGTCGCCTGGGCGCGCAAGATGGCGGAGCTGGGCGCGGGCGAGATCCTGCTGACCTCGATGGACCGCGACGGCACGCGCGAAGGCTACGACATCCCGCTCACCCGCGCCATCGCGGACGCGGTGAGCATCCCCGTGATCGCCTCGGGCGGCGTGGGGAACCTGGAGCACCTGGCCGAGGGCATCCGCGACGGCCACGCCAGCGCCGTGCTGGCCGCGTCCATCTTCCACTTCGGCCAGCATTCCATTGCGGAAGCGAAACAATACCTGCGGGACGCCGGCGTGCCCGCCCGCCCCGCGACGGCCAACGACGGTTGA
- a CDS encoding radical SAM protein, with protein MSVAQTKSRAPAKFEDPEFTADGERRAQVDFQAMRTLWINTGTLCNLACTNCYIESSPKNDALVYISLQEVARYLDELDELGTGREVGFTGGEPFMNPQMTAILEDTLRRGYRALVLTNAMRPMMKQGEALKRLNETYGDQLVIRVSVDHYSRDLHEEERGHNTWAKMVDGLKWLADNGFQLDIAGRTRWGEDECGLREGYARLFGKLGVPVDAHDPEELLLFPEMDPNAHVPEITTACWGKLGIDPSSIMCASSRMVVKRKGWDRPGVVACTLIPYDREFEFGETLRESMKPVKLNHINCAKFCVLGGGSCS; from the coding sequence GTGAGCGTTGCCCAGACCAAGTCCCGCGCGCCGGCCAAGTTCGAGGACCCCGAATTCACGGCGGACGGTGAGCGCCGTGCGCAGGTCGATTTTCAGGCGATGCGCACGCTGTGGATCAACACCGGCACGCTCTGCAATCTCGCCTGCACCAACTGCTACATCGAGTCGAGCCCGAAGAACGACGCGCTGGTCTACATCTCGCTGCAGGAGGTCGCGCGCTACCTGGACGAGCTGGACGAGCTGGGCACCGGCCGCGAGGTCGGCTTCACGGGCGGCGAGCCCTTCATGAACCCGCAGATGACGGCGATCCTGGAGGACACCCTGCGCCGCGGCTACCGCGCGCTGGTGCTCACCAACGCCATGCGGCCCATGATGAAGCAGGGCGAGGCGCTCAAGCGCCTGAACGAGACCTACGGCGACCAGCTCGTGATCCGCGTGTCCGTGGACCACTACTCGCGCGACCTGCACGAGGAAGAGCGCGGCCACAACACCTGGGCCAAGATGGTGGACGGCCTGAAGTGGCTGGCCGACAACGGCTTTCAGCTGGACATCGCCGGGCGCACGCGCTGGGGCGAGGACGAATGCGGCCTGCGCGAGGGCTACGCGCGCCTGTTCGGCAAGCTCGGCGTGCCGGTGGACGCGCACGACCCCGAGGAGCTGCTGCTCTTCCCGGAGATGGACCCCAACGCCCACGTGCCGGAAATCACGACCGCGTGCTGGGGCAAGCTGGGCATCGACCCGTCCAGCATCATGTGCGCCAGCTCGCGCATGGTGGTGAAGCGCAAGGGTTGGGACCGTCCCGGGGTCGTGGCGTGCACCCTGATCCCCTACGACCGCGAGTTCGAATTCGGCGAGACGCTTCGCGAGTCCATGAAGCCGGTCAAGCTGAACCACATCAACTGCGCCAAGTTCTGCGTCCTCGGCGGCGGATCGTGCTCCTAG
- a CDS encoding phosphoribosyl-ATP diphosphatase, whose translation MTAHDDSSESADTPQRAATEGHVLDRLAAVIASRHGGDPASSYTAKLFSQGPEKISKKLGEEAVEAVIEGTKGDRARLAEESADVLYHMLVLWSAHGLAPDTVWHALEKRLGTSGIAEKKARDKQA comes from the coding sequence ATGACAGCGCACGACGACAGCTCCGAGTCCGCCGACACCCCGCAGCGCGCCGCGACGGAGGGCCACGTGCTGGACCGCCTGGCGGCCGTGATCGCCAGCCGCCACGGCGGCGATCCGGCCAGCTCCTACACCGCCAAGCTGTTCAGCCAGGGCCCCGAGAAGATCAGCAAGAAGCTGGGCGAAGAGGCCGTGGAGGCCGTGATCGAGGGCACCAAGGGCGACCGCGCGCGCCTGGCCGAGGAGAGCGCCGACGTGCTCTACCACATGCTGGTGCTGTGGTCGGCCCACGGGCTGGCGCCTGATACCGTCTGGCACGCGCTGGAAAAGCGCCTGGGCACCTCCGGCATCGCGGAGAAGAAGGCGCGCGACAAGCAGGCTTGA
- a CDS encoding FAD-linked oxidase C-terminal domain-containing protein — protein sequence MPAPNQDVLNRADAIARDLTDLIPDHCVISSAQERRAYEADGLTAYRQAPLVVVLPETTAQVSRVLAYCHQHGIRVVPRGSGTSLSGGALPLEDGVLLGLGKFKQILDIDFDNRCVVAQPGVTNLAVTQAVEHEGFYYAPDPSSQIACSIGGNVAENAGGVHCLKYGLTTNNVLGVEMVLIDGTVLRLGGKHGEPEGYDLLGLMVGSEGLLGVVTEVTVRILPAPESARAVLLGFPSAEQAGDTVADILANGIVPAGAEMMDGPAIRVAEDFVQAGYPTDSEALLIVELDGPEAEVEELLSRVSHLAENNGATYERVSHDDDERARFWAGRKAAFPAVGRITPDYYVMDGTIPRHRMASVLTRIRELSEHYGLGVANVFHAGDGNLHPLIMYDANDPDQLHRAEDFGADILRACVEAGGVLTGEHGVGVEKRDLMGTMFNDTELKLQNRIKCAFDDQGLLNPGKMFPTLHRCAELGRMHIHHGQMPFPDLPRF from the coding sequence ATGCCGGCCCCGAATCAGGACGTGCTGAACCGCGCCGACGCCATCGCGCGCGATCTCACGGACCTGATCCCCGATCACTGCGTCATTTCCAGCGCGCAGGAGCGCCGCGCCTACGAGGCCGACGGCCTCACGGCCTACCGCCAGGCGCCGCTCGTGGTGGTGCTGCCGGAAACGACCGCGCAGGTCAGCCGCGTGCTGGCGTACTGCCACCAGCACGGCATCCGCGTGGTGCCGCGCGGCTCCGGCACCTCGCTCTCGGGCGGGGCGCTGCCGCTGGAAGACGGCGTGCTGCTGGGGCTGGGCAAGTTCAAGCAGATCCTGGACATCGATTTCGACAACCGCTGCGTGGTCGCCCAGCCCGGCGTGACCAACCTGGCCGTCACGCAGGCCGTCGAGCACGAGGGCTTTTATTACGCCCCCGATCCGTCCAGCCAGATCGCCTGCTCCATCGGCGGCAACGTCGCCGAGAACGCGGGCGGGGTGCACTGCCTGAAGTACGGGCTGACCACCAACAACGTGCTGGGCGTGGAGATGGTGCTCATCGACGGCACGGTTCTGCGCCTGGGCGGCAAGCACGGCGAGCCCGAGGGCTACGACCTGCTCGGCCTCATGGTCGGCTCCGAGGGGCTCTTGGGCGTCGTCACCGAGGTCACGGTGCGCATCCTGCCCGCGCCGGAAAGCGCGCGCGCCGTGCTGCTGGGCTTCCCCTCCGCCGAGCAGGCGGGCGACACCGTGGCCGACATCCTGGCCAACGGCATCGTGCCCGCGGGCGCGGAGATGATGGACGGCCCCGCCATCCGCGTGGCCGAGGACTTCGTCCAGGCCGGCTACCCGACCGACAGCGAAGCTCTGCTCATCGTGGAGCTGGACGGCCCAGAGGCCGAGGTGGAGGAGCTGCTGTCCCGCGTCTCGCACCTGGCGGAAAACAACGGCGCCACCTACGAGCGCGTCAGCCACGACGACGACGAGCGCGCGCGCTTCTGGGCCGGGCGCAAGGCGGCCTTCCCGGCCGTGGGCCGCATCACGCCCGACTACTACGTCATGGACGGCACCATCCCGCGCCACCGCATGGCCTCCGTGCTCACCCGCATCCGCGAGCTGAGCGAGCACTACGGGCTCGGGGTCGCCAACGTCTTCCACGCCGGCGACGGCAACCTGCACCCGCTGATCATGTACGACGCCAACGATCCCGACCAGCTGCACCGCGCGGAGGACTTCGGCGCCGACATCCTGCGCGCCTGCGTCGAGGCGGGCGGCGTGCTCACGGGCGAGCACGGCGTGGGCGTGGAAAAGCGCGACCTGATGGGCACGATGTTCAACGACACCGAGCTGAAGCTCCAGAACCGCATCAAGTGCGCCTTCGACGACCAGGGGCTGCTCAACCCGGGCAAGATGTTCCCGACCCTCCACCGCTGCGCCGAGCTGGGGCGCATGCACATCCACCACGGGCAGATGCCCTTCCCCGACCTGCCGCGGTTCTGA
- a CDS encoding metallophosphoesterase family protein has product MTGATLEPDRDLGPRDGAVFVFGGPVSNLEATRAALAAAEQHGIPPERTVCTGDVVAYCADPQATVDAIREAGVHTVMGNCEESLGERADDCGCNFAAGSACDALSGAWYAHANRHLTDDARAWMRDLPRVLRFRVGRVRVAAVHGSPAQINGWVFASTDAAEKHAALRALGVDAIVAGHAGIPFVHDLGDGLWVNAGSVGMPANDGTPRGWSALLIPDGDGVRVELHALSYDHAGAAARMRAERLPEAYASALETGRWPSEDVLPAAERAQAGVALPATRTLRWAPIAAAAR; this is encoded by the coding sequence ATGACGGGCGCGACGCTGGAACCGGACCGCGATCTCGGCCCCCGCGACGGGGCCGTCTTCGTGTTCGGCGGTCCCGTCAGCAACCTGGAAGCCACGCGCGCGGCCCTCGCCGCCGCCGAGCAGCACGGGATCCCGCCCGAGCGCACGGTCTGCACGGGCGACGTGGTCGCCTACTGCGCCGACCCGCAGGCAACCGTGGACGCCATCCGCGAGGCGGGCGTGCACACCGTGATGGGCAACTGCGAGGAATCGCTGGGCGAGCGCGCCGACGACTGCGGCTGCAACTTCGCCGCCGGCAGCGCCTGCGACGCGCTGAGCGGGGCGTGGTACGCCCACGCGAACCGCCACCTCACCGACGATGCCCGCGCCTGGATGCGCGATCTGCCCCGCGTGCTGCGCTTCCGGGTCGGGCGCGTTCGCGTCGCCGCCGTCCACGGCTCGCCGGCGCAGATCAACGGCTGGGTGTTCGCCTCGACCGACGCGGCCGAGAAGCACGCCGCCCTGCGTGCCCTTGGCGTCGACGCGATCGTCGCCGGCCACGCCGGCATCCCCTTCGTGCACGACCTCGGCGACGGCCTCTGGGTCAACGCGGGCTCGGTGGGGATGCCGGCCAACGATGGCACGCCGCGTGGCTGGTCCGCGCTGCTGATCCCCGATGGCGACGGCGTACGCGTCGAGCTACACGCGCTCAGCTACGACCACGCGGGCGCGGCGGCGCGCATGCGCGCCGAACGCTTGCCCGAGGCCTACGCAAGCGCACTGGAAACCGGCCGCTGGCCGAGCGAGGACGTGCTGCCCGCCGCCGAGCGGGCACAGGCGGGGGTGGCGCTGCCGGCCACGCGGACGCTGCGGTGGGCGCCAATCGCCGCGGCGGCGCGGTAG
- the glcF gene encoding glycolate oxidase subunit GlcF: MQTQFSIAQLADPDTNEANDILRSCTHCGFCTATCPTYVLLGDENDSPRGRIYLIKNMLEDGGTPDDRTVLHLDRCLTCMSCMTTCPATVNYAHLLEHGRHHIERTYTRPLPDRLLRRLLEELIPYRRRFRAALLGAQAARPVARWLPGRLRNLAATAPASLPAPSWAERPGVYPAEGERRMRVALLSGCAQPVVSPDIHAATIRLLTRHGVEVVVPKDAGCCGAIVQHLGRDEAAKGHARRTIAAWERELDGEGLDAVVSNTSGCGPTIKDYGYLFRHDEAWKHRAERVSALARDVTEVLAELDLQVDTAPGLRVAYHAACSLQHGQGITRTPKQLLRAAGYTVTDVPEGHLCCGSAGTYSLLQPELANQLRDRKAGNITRTTPDVVATGNVGCQTHLDPALDAPIVHTVELLDWATGGPKPPRVAAAE; encoded by the coding sequence ATGCAGACGCAGTTCTCCATCGCCCAGCTCGCCGATCCCGACACGAACGAGGCCAACGACATCCTGCGGAGCTGCACGCACTGCGGCTTCTGCACGGCCACCTGCCCGACCTACGTGCTGCTGGGCGACGAAAACGACAGCCCGCGCGGGCGCATCTACCTGATCAAGAACATGCTGGAGGACGGCGGCACCCCGGACGACAGGACGGTGCTCCACCTGGACCGCTGCCTCACCTGTATGTCCTGCATGACGACCTGCCCGGCGACGGTGAACTACGCCCACCTGCTGGAACACGGCCGCCACCACATCGAGCGGACCTACACGCGCCCCCTGCCCGACCGCCTGCTGCGCCGCCTGCTGGAAGAGCTGATCCCCTACCGCCGGCGCTTCCGCGCGGCGCTGCTGGGGGCCCAGGCGGCGCGGCCGGTGGCGCGCTGGCTGCCGGGGCGGCTGCGCAACCTGGCCGCAACCGCGCCCGCCAGCTTGCCCGCGCCGTCGTGGGCCGAGCGGCCGGGCGTCTACCCGGCCGAGGGCGAGCGGCGCATGCGCGTGGCGCTGCTGAGCGGGTGCGCGCAACCGGTCGTCTCCCCCGACATCCACGCGGCGACGATCCGCCTGCTGACGCGCCACGGCGTCGAGGTGGTGGTGCCGAAGGACGCTGGGTGCTGCGGCGCCATCGTCCAGCACCTGGGCCGCGACGAGGCGGCGAAGGGCCACGCGCGGCGCACGATCGCGGCCTGGGAGCGCGAATTGGACGGCGAGGGGCTGGACGCCGTCGTGTCCAACACCTCCGGCTGCGGGCCGACGATCAAGGACTACGGCTACCTCTTCCGCCACGACGAGGCCTGGAAGCACCGGGCCGAGCGCGTCAGCGCCCTCGCCCGCGACGTCACGGAAGTGCTGGCGGAGCTGGACCTTCAGGTGGACACCGCGCCGGGGCTGCGCGTGGCCTACCACGCCGCCTGCTCGCTCCAGCACGGCCAGGGAATCACGCGCACGCCCAAGCAGTTGCTGCGCGCTGCCGGCTATACCGTGACGGACGTACCGGAAGGCCACCTGTGCTGCGGCTCGGCCGGGACCTACTCGCTGCTCCAGCCGGAACTGGCGAACCAGCTTCGCGACCGCAAGGCGGGCAACATCACCCGCACCACCCCGGACGTGGTCGCCACCGGCAACGTCGGCTGCCAGACGCACCTGGACCCGGCCCTGGACGCGCCCATCGTCCACACCGTCGAGCTGCTGGACTGGGCGACGGGCGGCCCGAAGCCGCCGCGCGTGGCGGCGGCTGAATAA
- a CDS encoding cytochrome c oxidase assembly protein — translation MRRLVPRHWRTLLPIMVVLAGMGTLVYYAAPLYDMFCRVTGIGGTTQRADAGTQTQVVDQKVRVRFSTQVADDLPWTVTPPKTVTVQVGERNTVFFEAENTSNEAIVSHAAYNVTPLKVGEYISKIECFCFTEERLKPGQHVRMPVQFFVSPQMLKDSTTDDVRQLTLSYTFFHSANPEGAKDLDRLDTPQTSRQPENGGQPDGDSRG, via the coding sequence ATGCGACGGCTGGTTCCGCGGCACTGGCGCACGCTTCTGCCGATCATGGTCGTCCTGGCGGGCATGGGCACGCTCGTCTACTATGCGGCGCCGCTTTACGACATGTTCTGCCGCGTCACCGGGATCGGCGGCACCACCCAGCGCGCGGACGCCGGCACGCAGACGCAGGTGGTCGACCAAAAGGTGCGCGTGCGCTTTTCCACCCAGGTGGCCGACGACCTGCCGTGGACCGTGACGCCGCCCAAGACCGTCACCGTGCAGGTGGGCGAGCGCAACACCGTCTTCTTCGAAGCCGAGAACACCTCGAACGAGGCCATCGTCTCCCACGCGGCCTACAACGTCACCCCGCTGAAAGTCGGGGAGTACATCTCCAAGATCGAGTGCTTCTGCTTCACCGAGGAGCGCCTGAAGCCCGGCCAGCACGTGCGCATGCCGGTGCAGTTCTTCGTCTCGCCGCAGATGCTGAAGGACTCCACGACCGACGACGTGCGCCAGCTGACGCTGTCCTACACCTTCTTCCACTCCGCGAACCCCGAGGGCGCGAAGGATCTGGACCGCCTGGACACGCCGCAGACGAGCCGTCAGCCGGAAAACGGCGGCCAGCCGGATGGGGACTCGCGCGGTTGA
- a CDS encoding histidine triad nucleotide-binding protein — protein MAQYDDTNIFAKIIRGEIPCNKVHEDDHTLAFYDVNPQTPTHVLVIPKGRYVNSDDFFNEAPEEEITAFFRTVGKVARELGVADNGYRILANAGKDAHQEVPHFHLHIFAGTDLGPMITPRG, from the coding sequence ATGGCGCAGTACGACGACACCAACATCTTCGCCAAGATCATTCGCGGCGAGATTCCGTGCAACAAGGTTCACGAGGACGACCACACCCTGGCGTTCTACGACGTGAATCCGCAGACCCCGACCCACGTGCTGGTGATTCCCAAGGGCCGCTACGTGAACTCGGACGACTTCTTCAACGAAGCACCCGAGGAAGAAATCACGGCCTTCTTCCGCACGGTCGGCAAGGTGGCGCGTGAGTTGGGCGTGGCCGACAACGGCTACCGCATCCTGGCCAACGCCGGGAAGGACGCGCACCAAGAGGTGCCGCACTTCCACCTGCACATCTTCGCGGGCACGGACCTGGGCCCGATGATCACGCCGCGTGGTTAA
- the ykgO gene encoding type B 50S ribosomal protein L36 produces MRTANSLRSLKKRDKNCRLVKRRGRIYVINKQNPKFKARQG; encoded by the coding sequence ATGCGCACTGCCAACTCGCTGCGCAGCCTGAAGAAGCGCGACAAGAATTGCCGCCTCGTCAAGCGCCGCGGCCGCATCTACGTCATCAACAAGCAGAACCCCAAGTTCAAGGCGCGCCAGGGCTAA
- the hisA gene encoding 1-(5-phosphoribosyl)-5-[(5-phosphoribosylamino)methylideneamino]imidazole-4-carboxamide isomerase: MILYPAIDLKGGRAVRLLRGDMAAATVYNDDPVAQARAFQDAGFEWLHVVDLDGAFAGHPANAEAVQRIVEEVRLPVQLGGGIRDHATIGRWLDAGVERVILGTAAVKDPELVYAACREHPGRIVVGIDARDGYVATEGWAEVSTLTTQDLARRFERAGVTAIVHTDVGRDGALTGVNVAATAELARAIDTPVIASGGVAGLDDLRRLRAVEDAGIEGVIVGRALYDGRIEPREALALLAGETA; encoded by the coding sequence ATGATCCTCTATCCCGCCATCGACCTGAAGGGCGGGCGCGCGGTGCGCCTGCTGCGCGGCGACATGGCCGCGGCCACGGTCTACAACGACGACCCCGTGGCCCAGGCCCGCGCCTTTCAGGACGCCGGCTTCGAATGGCTGCACGTCGTCGACCTGGACGGCGCCTTCGCCGGGCATCCCGCCAACGCCGAGGCCGTGCAGCGCATCGTCGAGGAGGTGCGCCTGCCCGTGCAGCTGGGCGGCGGCATCCGCGACCACGCCACGATCGGGCGCTGGCTCGACGCCGGCGTCGAGCGCGTGATCCTTGGCACCGCCGCCGTCAAGGACCCCGAGCTGGTGTACGCCGCGTGCCGCGAACATCCCGGCCGCATCGTCGTCGGCATTGACGCGCGCGACGGCTATGTCGCCACCGAAGGCTGGGCCGAGGTTAGCACGCTGACGACCCAGGACCTGGCGCGGCGCTTCGAGCGGGCGGGCGTGACGGCCATCGTCCACACCGACGTCGGCCGCGACGGCGCGCTCACGGGCGTCAACGTGGCGGCCACGGCCGAGTTGGCGCGCGCCATCGACACCCCGGTCATCGCCTCCGGCGGTGTGGCGGGGCTGGACGACCTGCGCCGCCTGCGCGCCGTGGAAGACGCGGGCATCGAGGGCGTCATCGTCGGCCGCGCGCTCTACGACGGCCGCATCGAACCCCGCGAGGCGCTCGCCCTGCTGGCCGGCGAAACGGCGTGA
- a CDS encoding FAD-binding protein, whose protein sequence is MSDGDSAPETIHARAARPADADELAALVADAHGGERPLALVGAGTKQALGKPLPPAQPVELSAFTGIDLYEPEELVLAAGAATPMPEIAAALADKGQELAFEPPDLGPLLGHGPDAGTIGGALACGLAGPRRVAAGSARDHLLGAHLVTGTGERIRAGSRVVKNVTGYDLPKLMCGSFGTLAAMTQVTLKVLPAAEATRTILLRGLNAETGVAALTAGLQSAYAVSGAAHIPHAAAKRASDRHLPETDTSLTLLRVEGAPKSAVHRAEKLARHVVGDYAKAEILEDGPSRPLWHAVRDVAPLLGGECRAVWRLAVPPSEGARVAAKLCELDANARWYLDQGGGRIWLDLPEGEDARHREVRAALAGTSGHATLIAAGEAARRRAQVFQPQDAGLAALTRKVKAAFDPAGILNPGRMDGAG, encoded by the coding sequence GTGAGCGACGGCGATTCCGCGCCCGAAACGATCCACGCCCGCGCCGCCCGCCCGGCGGATGCGGACGAGCTGGCCGCGCTGGTGGCGGACGCGCACGGCGGCGAACGGCCGCTGGCGCTGGTGGGCGCGGGCACGAAGCAGGCGCTGGGCAAGCCGCTGCCGCCCGCGCAGCCGGTCGAGCTGTCCGCCTTCACCGGCATCGACCTCTACGAGCCGGAGGAACTCGTGCTCGCGGCGGGCGCGGCGACGCCCATGCCCGAGATCGCGGCGGCGCTGGCGGACAAGGGCCAGGAACTCGCCTTCGAGCCGCCCGACCTCGGCCCGCTGCTCGGCCACGGCCCGGATGCCGGGACGATCGGCGGCGCGCTGGCGTGCGGGCTGGCGGGGCCGCGGCGCGTGGCGGCGGGCAGCGCGCGCGATCACCTGCTGGGCGCGCACCTCGTCACCGGCACGGGCGAGCGCATCCGCGCCGGCAGCCGCGTGGTGAAGAACGTCACGGGCTACGACCTGCCCAAGCTGATGTGCGGCAGCTTCGGCACGCTCGCCGCGATGACGCAGGTGACGCTCAAGGTGCTCCCGGCGGCGGAGGCGACGCGCACGATCCTGCTGCGCGGGCTGAACGCGGAAACGGGCGTGGCGGCGCTGACGGCCGGGCTGCAATCCGCCTACGCCGTCTCGGGCGCGGCGCACATCCCGCACGCGGCGGCGAAGCGGGCGAGCGACCGGCACCTGCCGGAAACGGACACCAGCCTGACGCTCCTGCGTGTGGAGGGAGCCCCCAAGTCCGCCGTCCACCGGGCGGAAAAGCTGGCGCGCCACGTGGTCGGCGACTACGCCAAGGCCGAGATCCTCGAAGACGGACCGAGCCGCCCGCTGTGGCACGCCGTGCGCGACGTCGCGCCGCTGCTGGGCGGCGAGTGCCGTGCCGTGTGGCGGCTGGCGGTGCCGCCCAGCGAGGGCGCGCGCGTGGCGGCGAAGCTCTGCGAGCTGGATGCGAACGCGCGCTGGTACCTGGACCAGGGCGGCGGGCGCATCTGGCTGGACCTGCCCGAAGGCGAGGACGCGCGCCACCGCGAGGTCCGCGCGGCACTGGCCGGCACGAGCGGCCACGCCACGCTGATCGCCGCCGGCGAGGCGGCGCGCCGCCGGGCCCAGGTCTTCCAGCCGCAGGACGCGGGGCTGGCGGCGCTGACGCGCAAGGTGAAGGCCGCCTTCGACCCCGCCGGCATCCTCAATCCGGGCCGCATGGACGGGGCCGGCTGA
- a CDS encoding GNAT family N-acetyltransferase gives MTVEHTTNLTATEIERITELEGADLHDLCDAAEAAIRDGGGFGWLQPPERHVMETYWKGVLLVPERDLLVARVDGVIAGSAQLLRAPRNNEAQAYVGTLSTFFMAPWARGHGLARRLVESIEELALSHGLKVLNLDVRESQRRAIQIYHHLGFVHWGTNPCYALVDGEWARGYYYYKYLAAEPA, from the coding sequence ATGACCGTGGAACACACGACCAACCTCACGGCGACCGAGATCGAGCGCATCACCGAGCTGGAAGGCGCCGACCTGCATGACCTGTGCGACGCCGCCGAGGCGGCGATCCGCGACGGCGGCGGCTTCGGCTGGCTGCAGCCGCCGGAGCGCCACGTCATGGAGACCTACTGGAAGGGCGTGCTGCTGGTGCCCGAGCGCGACCTGCTGGTGGCGCGCGTGGACGGCGTGATCGCTGGCTCAGCGCAACTTCTCCGCGCGCCCCGCAACAACGAGGCGCAGGCCTACGTGGGCACGCTGTCCACCTTCTTCATGGCGCCGTGGGCGCGCGGGCACGGCCTGGCGCGCCGGCTGGTGGAGTCCATCGAGGAGCTGGCGCTGTCCCACGGGCTCAAGGTGCTGAACCTGGATGTGCGCGAAAGCCAGCGCCGCGCCATCCAGATCTACCACCACCTGGGCTTCGTCCACTGGGGCACGAACCCCTGCTACGCCCTGGTGGACGGCGAATGGGCCAGGGGCTACTACTACTACAAGTATCTCGCTGCGGAGCCCGCATGA